TTCCACGCGGACCGGCCTCCGCAGCTCACACGGAAAGGACAAACAGTCATGACACCCCAACAGATGGAACAGGAAGCCCGTGACCTCATGCTGCGAGGGCACCACTGAAGCCAGGCCGTTCTGACGGTCGGTCTGAAAAAACTGGGACTACAGGATGAAGGAAATCTGATTCGAGCCATGGCGGCACTGGGAGGCGGAATCGCATCCTCGGGAGGGCCTTGCGGAGCCCTGACCGGGGGCATAGCTCTTTTAGGTCGACTATTCGGCAAAATCGACCCCGAAGAAAAAGACGATCCGAGGATGTGGAAGGCGGCTTTTAAATTCTACAAGATGTTTCAGAGCGAGAT
This genomic window from Deltaproteobacteria bacterium contains:
- a CDS encoding C_GCAxxG_C_C family protein, producing the protein MTVGLKKLGLQDEGNLIRAMAALGGGIASSGGPCGALTGGIALLGRLFGKIDPEEKDDPRMWKAAFKFYKMFQSEICGEKGSVDCRDIACVDWRDREAAAGFYGGEGRLVCGGNTGRAAGILGEVIDRYLEG